The nucleotide sequence GTACGATATGTGCGGCCCACAATATCCTCACTTCATGATTGGCCCGGTGAAACCAGTAATAGGTAAAATCATCGGCTAATTGACACAGTAAGAAAACATACCAAGAGTACCCGAAAGACTCATACCCCATTATATTGGTACGAACCCCATCGACTACAGGGTTAAAAAATTCATAGGTATATGTAAACACCGTAATAAGAACGGTAACCTTGATAAGCGGACCCAATATTGCCGAACCGATACCCATTGCACCACTGGCCATAAAATCTTTCCACACATAAAGGTCTTTATCTCCATGTGTGTGGCTATAAGTGATTTCTAGCAAAATAAATGCTATAAAGCAGGGCACACCATAAATTAGGGGGTTCGTCAAATCCATATTTTAAACAATTTTGGCCAAAGATAACATTAATAAGACCTAATTTGCATTCTGCTCATCATTTAAGACTATTATAGTATAGTCAACACAAATAGGGCTCCGTGAAGTAATCATTTTATTTAGAAATAAAATGCCCAAGCCTTTATCGACGCTTTTTCAAGCGCCGATATTGAACAATTTATTCGATTTTTTATTTTTTTCCAAAAATTTCCGTCATTTCAACAAACCTTCCTCGACACGGTTTTATCATCGAAAATTACTCGAACAAAGAGGTCTGCACATCGTCATCGCCTCCTTTATCCGATTTTGGATCGGTCGGTCCATCTGTCTTTGCTCCGGCATTACCCCCTAAGCTTTCCTCGTCAACCACCTCGATATCCTCGGTTTTTTGAGGCTCGGGCTCTTCATATGGCAAAGGATCCAAAACATTGATTTCCAAGACCTTTTCCTTGGTCAACTGATTCCCCATGGCCCCTATTCCCTTAATGGAAATAAACTCCTCTAGATTTACCAACCAATTCTCTTTTCTTTCCTGACCACGCTTTTTCGCGTAAATCACCTCGACCATCGGCCTATAATCGGTACTGAATATCTCAAGATGCGATTTTGGATGGTCGGTCAACACATTCTCTTCCCTGTCGGGGTGTTCTATCAGAAAGCGTTTTACATAATACAGCTCCTTATCCCCTTCCCAGTACACTACAGACAAAGGCTTTTTTGGAATCCACTTCTCAAGAACAACGATATCTTCATCGAAATGGAGGGTCAATTCCGGAATTACGGTTTTCACAAGACCGGTCTGATTAACGATCAACAATCGGTCCTCGCTAGTGAATTCACCCAAAAACTCCCCACGTTCATCCATATTCAAACGCTGCACCGTTTCATCGAACCATAATTTTCGTGGTTTTAGGGTAGAAAGTCCCTTTTCTTTTAAATCGATGCGTTTTACGGCATATTTGGTCACGATATTGCCTTTCGAAGCCCGTCCCTTGATCATGATATCGGCAAAATCAATATCCCATCTCAGTTTCTTAATGCTTCCCACATGGCGCAGGTTCACCGTTACCACTTCGGCCTCCCCGTTAGGGTTGCCCGAAAAATAATGCACCAAAGTGCCCGGTTTCCCCCGGCCCATCTCATAATGCTTGTCTCGGGTAATACTGGTCACATTAAAGCGCTTAATATAGGTCGGACCGCCTTTGCCATCCCTATAGATCATATTGTACACCGTACGCTTATCCTTTTTCTTAAATACCGCCACATAAATTATCCCCTTGCCCACAAAAGTCTTTGAATCGACCTTAAACACCATCATCTTTCCATCTTGGGTAAAAGCGATAATATCATCGATATCACTACAATCGGTAACGTACTCATCGCGTTTTAACGAGGTTCCCACAAAGCCCTCCTCACGATTTACATATAGTTTTGTATTTCGAATGACCACCTTGGTCGCCTCAATATCATCAAAAAGACGTATTTCAGATTTACGCTCACGCCCTTCACCATAAGTATCCTTCAATCTTTGGAAATAAGCGATGGCATAATCCGTCAGATGCTCTAAATGATGTTTTACTTCCGCAATCCTTTCTTCCAGATTATCAAGATGTTGTTGTGCCTTATCTAAATCGAATTTTGAAATCCGTTTAATACGGATTTCGGTCAAGCGAACAATATCTTCCTCGGTCACCGCACGCCTTAAATGCTTCGTATACGGAGCAAGCCCCTTATCGATTGCCGCAATAACCCCTTCCCACGTTTCTTCTTCTTCAATATCGCGGTAAATACGGTTTTCTATAAATATTCTTTCCAGAGAGGCAAAATGCCATTGCTCCTCTAATTCCGAAAGTTGGATCTCAAGTTCCTGTCGAAGCAATTCCACCGTAGCATCCGTAGAACGACGCAGCATTTCCGTCACCCCTATAAACAGAGGCTTATTGTCTTCGATAATACAGCCCAAGGGCGAAATCGAAGATTCACATGCCGTAAAGGCGTACAAGGCGTCAATCGTCTTGTCGGGCGAGATACCTGGTGGCAGATGCACCAATATCTCTACCTCGGCAGCGGTATTGTCTTCAATTTTCTTGACCTTTATCTTCCCTTTTTCATTTGCCTTAAGAATAGAATCGATTAAAGAAGAAGTATTGGTCCCATAGGGTATCTCACTTATAATCAAGGTAGATTTCGACTGCTGTGCAATCTTGGCCCGTACCCGGATCTTTCCTCCACGGAGCCCGTCGTTGTAATTGGATACATCTATAATTCCCGCTGTTGGAAAATCAGGAAACAACTTGAAGCGCTGCCCCTTTAAGTGCTTGATAGAGGCATCTATCAACTCGATAAAGTTATGCGGCAATATCTTGGTCGAAAGTCCTACTGCAATACCTTCTGCCCCTTGCGCCAAAAGCAAGGGAAACTTTACCGGAAGGTTTACCGGTTCTTTTTTTCTACCATCGTATGACAGCTGCCATTCGGTGATTTTCGGACTAAAAACTACCTCTAAGGCAAATTTCGACAATCGCGCCTCAATATATCGCGAGGCCGCTGCACGGTCACCCGTTAAAATATTTCCCCAGTTACCCTGGGTATCTATCAAAAGGTCTTTTTGCCCGATCTGCACCATGGCATCGGCAATACTGGCATCACCGTGCGGGTGGTACTGCATCGTATGCCCTACCACGTTGGCCACCTTATTGTAACGACCGTCATCAAGATCTTTTAAAGAATGCATGATACGCCGTTGCACAGGCTTAAAGCCATCTTCTATGGCCGGCACTGCGCGCTCTAATATCACATAAGATGCATAATCCAAAAACCAGTCCTTGTACATTCCGGTAACCCGCGTAAGCGCGTCATCCTGTCCCTGGTCTTCTCCATCCGTTACCTCCGAATCATTGACTTGCCCCTGGCCTTCTTCGGCGGATTGCTCCGATTGGCCTTCAGGCGAATTCTGATTGTTAGCTTCGTTCAGTTCGTCATTTTCCTCCATTCAGAAAAAATCGTATTTCTTTGGTTTATAATTGATTTTCTTCTACAAGGTCAACCTCTACTTTAAGGTTTTCTATGATGAATTCTTGTCGGTCGGGCGTATTCTTGCCCATGTAAAAACTCAATAATTGCTCTATGGACATAGCCTTGTCGAGCATAACGGGCTCCAAGCGAATATCACCCCCGATAAAATGCTTGAACTCATCGGGAGATATTTCACCCAAACCTTTAAAGCGTGTTATTTCAGCTTTACCGGTCAATTTTTGAATTGCATTTTTTCGCTCTTCCTCACTATAGCAATATATGGTCTCCTTCTTGTTCCTGACACGGAACAATGGGGTTTGCAAAATATACAAATGATTTTCTTTTATCAACTCGGGAAAGAATTGCAGGAAGAAAGTGATCAAAAGTAGGCGAATGTGCATACCATCCACATCGGCATCCGTAGCGATTACAATATTGTTATATCGCAAATCTTCCATCGACTCCTCAATATTCAATGCCGCCTGCAACAAATTGAACTCCTCGTTTTCATAAACGATTTTCTTTGACATGCCGTAGGAGTTCAAGGGCTTACCACGAAGACTGAATACGGCCTGCGTATTCACGTCCCTTGATTTGGTAATGGACCCCGAAGCGGAATCCCCCTCGGTAATGAACAAGGTGCTCTCTAAACGGCGGTCGTTTTTCATGTCGCCCAAGTGTACGCGACAATCCCTCAACTTCTTATTGTGCAAACTAGCCTTTTTCGCCCGGTCACGCGCCAGCTTCCGAATACCGGAAAGTTCCTTTCTTTCCTTTTCGGCCATCATGATCTTACGTTGAAGCTTATCGGCCGTTTCAGGGTTCTTATGCAGGTAGTTATCGAGATGTGTCCCGATAAAATCATTGATATAGGTACGTACCGTGGGGAAATTTCCTCCCATTTCCGTTGACCCTAGCTTGGTTTTGGTCTGACTTTCAAAAACAGGCTCCATCACCTTGATGGAAATCGCCGAAATAATCGATTTTCGAACATCGGACGCATCGTAATTCTTTCCGTAAAAATCGCGAATGGTCTTAACCAAGGCCTCACGGAAGGCCGCTTGGTGCGTACCGCCCTGGGTCGTATGCTGTCCGTTTACGAAAGAATGGTACTCCTCGCTATATTGGGTCTTACTGTGTGTAATGGCCACTTCGATATCTTCCCCCTTAAGGTGGATGACCGGATAAAGGATGTCTTCGGCGTTGTTATTGTCTTCCAACAAATCCTTTAGACCGTTCTCGGAGTGAAATTTTTCCCCATTAAAAACTATGGTCAACCCCGGATTGAGGTAGACGTAGTTTTTGAGCATGCGCTCAACGTATTCGTTTCTATACTTGAATTTCTTGAATATGGTCTCGTCAGGAATAAAGGTAACCTTGGTCCCCCTACGTCTGGTGGTTTCCTCTAGCAGTTCCTCGTTCTGTAGTTCCCCGGTCTTAAATTCGGCGGACTTTGATTTTCCGTCCCTCGTACTTTCTACACGGAAATAACTCGAAAGGGCATTTACCGCCTTGGTACCTACACCGTTCAGACCAACGGACTTTTTAAAGGCCCGCGAATCGTACTTACCACCGGTGTTCATTTTTGAAACCACATCCACCACCTTGCCTAAAGGAATACCACGACCGTAATCGCGAACGATCACACGTTCCCCTTGAATGGAAATCTCTACGGTCTTACCCGCCCCCATTACAAACTCATCGATACAGTTGTCAATGGTCTCTTTTAATAATATATATATACCATCATCGGCAGATGAGCCATCGCCCAACTTACCGATATACATACCAGGTCGCAGTCGAATATGCTCTTTCCAATCGAGTGAACGGATATTGTCTTCTGTGTACTGGGAATTATCGGACATAAATCAGGGGTTTGGAACTAAAGTATCGCTAAAGATAATACGACAATTAAAAAGATAAAACCCCAAAGTGTTAAAGTAATTAACAATGAATTTATTCTTTTTGTTGATATATTCACCAATTATGTCAAATTTTGCGCTTTAGAAGGGGTATTTTAAACAGAAAATCAGAAATATAGCCTCTTTCGGACTTTTTATAACAAAAAGCTTCTTTCAAAATAAATCACAGTAAAAAAATATTATCGACAAAACCCTTTATCTAATGAAAAAACTGTTTATAGGCCTATTGCTCTATTTTGGACTCACCCTTCCGACCTTGGCCCAAAAGTTCGAGAAGGACTACAAAGCGATCGAAAGCAAGGTCATCGAATGGCGGAGGGAAATCCACCAAAACCCCGAACTCTCCAATCGCGAGTTTAAAACGGCCGAAAAAATAGCCGAACACCTGACCGCTTTAGGCATAGAAGTGCAGACCGGGGTGGCCCATACCGGGGTTGTCGGTATTCTACGAGGGAAAAAACCAGGCAAGGTAGTGGCCTTGCGGGCCGATATTGACGCCCTTCCCGTTCTTGAACGGAACAACCTCCCTTTTAAATCCACCGTAACCGCCGATTTTAAAGGAGAGCAAGTCCCTGTCATGCACGCTTGCGGACACGACACCCATACCGCCATCCTCATGGGCGTTGCGGAAATCCTTTCCAAACATACCGACAAAATAAAGGGGACCGTAAAATTTATTTTTCAACCTGCAGAAGAAGGTCCCCCTCCAGGGGAAGAAGGCGGCGCCCTACTCATGGTCAAGGAAGGTGTGTTAAAAAATCCCGATGTCGATGCCATTTTCGGA is from Zobellia galactanivorans and encodes:
- a CDS encoding DNA gyrase/topoisomerase IV subunit A — translated: MEENDELNEANNQNSPEGQSEQSAEEGQGQVNDSEVTDGEDQGQDDALTRVTGMYKDWFLDYASYVILERAVPAIEDGFKPVQRRIMHSLKDLDDGRYNKVANVVGHTMQYHPHGDASIADAMVQIGQKDLLIDTQGNWGNILTGDRAAASRYIEARLSKFALEVVFSPKITEWQLSYDGRKKEPVNLPVKFPLLLAQGAEGIAVGLSTKILPHNFIELIDASIKHLKGQRFKLFPDFPTAGIIDVSNYNDGLRGGKIRVRAKIAQQSKSTLIISEIPYGTNTSSLIDSILKANEKGKIKVKKIEDNTAAEVEILVHLPPGISPDKTIDALYAFTACESSISPLGCIIEDNKPLFIGVTEMLRRSTDATVELLRQELEIQLSELEEQWHFASLERIFIENRIYRDIEEEETWEGVIAAIDKGLAPYTKHLRRAVTEEDIVRLTEIRIKRISKFDLDKAQQHLDNLEERIAEVKHHLEHLTDYAIAYFQRLKDTYGEGRERKSEIRLFDDIEATKVVIRNTKLYVNREEGFVGTSLKRDEYVTDCSDIDDIIAFTQDGKMMVFKVDSKTFVGKGIIYVAVFKKKDKRTVYNMIYRDGKGGPTYIKRFNVTSITRDKHYEMGRGKPGTLVHYFSGNPNGEAEVVTVNLRHVGSIKKLRWDIDFADIMIKGRASKGNIVTKYAVKRIDLKEKGLSTLKPRKLWFDETVQRLNMDERGEFLGEFTSEDRLLIVNQTGLVKTVIPELTLHFDEDIVVLEKWIPKKPLSVVYWEGDKELYYVKRFLIEHPDREENVLTDHPKSHLEIFSTDYRPMVEVIYAKKRGQERKENWLVNLEEFISIKGIGAMGNQLTKEKVLEINVLDPLPYEEPEPQKTEDIEVVDEESLGGNAGAKTDGPTDPKSDKGGDDDVQTSLFE
- a CDS encoding DNA topoisomerase IV subunit B, translated to MSDNSQYTEDNIRSLDWKEHIRLRPGMYIGKLGDGSSADDGIYILLKETIDNCIDEFVMGAGKTVEISIQGERVIVRDYGRGIPLGKVVDVVSKMNTGGKYDSRAFKKSVGLNGVGTKAVNALSSYFRVESTRDGKSKSAEFKTGELQNEELLEETTRRRGTKVTFIPDETIFKKFKYRNEYVERMLKNYVYLNPGLTIVFNGEKFHSENGLKDLLEDNNNAEDILYPVIHLKGEDIEVAITHSKTQYSEEYHSFVNGQHTTQGGTHQAAFREALVKTIRDFYGKNYDASDVRKSIISAISIKVMEPVFESQTKTKLGSTEMGGNFPTVRTYINDFIGTHLDNYLHKNPETADKLQRKIMMAEKERKELSGIRKLARDRAKKASLHNKKLRDCRVHLGDMKNDRRLESTLFITEGDSASGSITKSRDVNTQAVFSLRGKPLNSYGMSKKIVYENEEFNLLQAALNIEESMEDLRYNNIVIATDADVDGMHIRLLLITFFLQFFPELIKENHLYILQTPLFRVRNKKETIYCYSEEERKNAIQKLTGKAEITRFKGLGEISPDEFKHFIGGDIRLEPVMLDKAMSIEQLLSFYMGKNTPDRQEFIIENLKVEVDLVEENQL